In Gimesia benthica, a single window of DNA contains:
- a CDS encoding PQQ-dependent sugar dehydrogenase, giving the protein MKAPGKKSNSRVWLVWSLVLTGLFCLQGRLQAQDAQYGIEKRIPWTTSKVQGSPDPALPYETERAFPQLKFNQPLVVATAPGMKRFFVAERKGKIFSFDYQDQGTSETELFLDLKQHVPELNEIYGMAFHPRFEENGYVYICYVLKPGLPEGTRVSRFKVQEANRLHCDPESEETLIEWLSGGHNGGCLRFGPDGYLYISTGDGGPASPPDIHNAGQDVSNLLSCVLRIDVDQRSQDLPYTIPADNPFVKLPNVRPEIWAFGFRNPWKMCFDPKSGDLWVGDVGWELWELVYRVEKGGNYGWSIKEGRQPVKPGNQLGPTPILPPTIAHSHREARSITGGYFYGGTRLPDLKDTYIYGDYSTGKLWGLRYENQRVNWHQELANSTLKVTAFAIDDAGEVYIVDIEGGAFHRLAPIKESDHNPDFPTRLSQTGLFESTEKHQVAAGVIPYEINAPAWADYATSERFIALPPDTTIEVVQKRFWNFPKDTVLVKTISLETERGNPQTALRLETQLLHFNGARWQGYSYRWNEDQTDATLVPSEGDSIKLEITDAGHPDGKLNYEWRVSSRAECAVCHTPYQNYLSVLSFEEAQLNRERKFGDIVDNQLRALAHIKVLPESVWNESKGTRAHYLVDPHNTAAALNLRARSYLHANCRHCHRNNGGGGSTIELDASFDLEAMKAVGVTPTQGKFEILGAEVIAPGDPYRSVLLYRMSKLGKGRMPYSGSSIVDVEGTRLIQEWIERLPTRPHELQFEISRQRNRQVHLLEDAVQIEDQEFSGQKLQEVLENTSGGLLLLSALDRKPMSEDTQNQIVRLATQGGNPLVRDLFERFLPEDQRVKRLGQNIDHRALLSLPGDSREGKRLFMEMAGLQCRNCHRVHQHGKELGPDLTQIGKKLSRQELLENIIEPSKKIDEKYFTCVVELRSGKVVSGLLVRRDDVGVVLKDAKNELVEIPVQDVETVVMQKKSLMPDQLLRDLTAEQAAHLLAYLESLK; this is encoded by the coding sequence ATGAAGGCCCCTGGAAAAAAGTCTAATTCCCGAGTCTGGTTAGTCTGGTCACTGGTCCTGACGGGACTCTTTTGCCTGCAGGGACGTCTGCAGGCGCAGGATGCCCAGTACGGGATCGAGAAACGGATTCCCTGGACGACTTCAAAGGTGCAGGGGAGCCCCGATCCCGCATTGCCTTACGAAACCGAGCGGGCCTTTCCCCAGTTGAAATTCAATCAACCCCTGGTGGTCGCGACCGCGCCAGGTATGAAACGCTTTTTTGTTGCCGAGCGCAAGGGGAAGATCTTTTCCTTCGATTACCAGGATCAGGGGACTTCCGAAACCGAACTCTTTCTGGATCTCAAGCAACATGTCCCCGAACTGAATGAAATTTACGGGATGGCGTTTCATCCCCGCTTTGAAGAAAACGGATATGTTTATATCTGCTACGTTTTGAAGCCAGGCCTGCCCGAAGGGACGCGTGTCTCGCGGTTTAAGGTACAGGAGGCGAATCGGCTGCACTGCGATCCGGAATCGGAAGAGACTTTGATCGAGTGGCTGTCGGGCGGACACAACGGTGGCTGCCTGCGGTTTGGACCGGATGGCTATCTTTATATCTCAACTGGTGATGGCGGGCCCGCTTCACCGCCGGACATTCATAATGCCGGACAGGATGTGAGCAACCTGCTCTCCTGTGTGCTGCGAATCGACGTCGATCAACGCAGTCAGGATCTGCCTTATACGATTCCCGCGGATAATCCGTTCGTAAAACTGCCGAACGTGCGGCCTGAAATCTGGGCGTTCGGCTTTCGTAATCCGTGGAAGATGTGCTTCGACCCGAAGAGTGGCGATTTATGGGTGGGCGATGTCGGCTGGGAACTGTGGGAACTCGTGTATCGCGTTGAAAAGGGTGGAAACTATGGCTGGAGTATCAAAGAAGGCCGCCAGCCGGTCAAGCCGGGGAATCAGCTGGGACCGACGCCCATTCTGCCACCCACGATTGCCCATTCGCATCGCGAAGCCCGTTCGATTACAGGGGGCTACTTTTATGGAGGCACGCGCCTGCCGGATCTGAAAGATACTTACATCTACGGCGACTATTCCACGGGAAAACTCTGGGGGTTGCGTTATGAAAATCAGCGGGTCAACTGGCATCAGGAGCTGGCGAACTCGACGTTGAAAGTAACCGCCTTTGCCATCGATGATGCGGGCGAAGTTTACATCGTTGACATTGAAGGAGGCGCCTTTCATCGGCTGGCACCGATCAAGGAATCCGACCATAATCCGGATTTCCCGACCCGATTGAGCCAGACCGGTTTATTCGAATCAACCGAAAAACATCAGGTGGCCGCGGGCGTGATTCCGTACGAAATCAATGCACCTGCCTGGGCTGACTACGCGACCTCAGAACGCTTCATCGCCTTGCCTCCTGATACCACGATTGAAGTCGTGCAGAAACGGTTCTGGAATTTCCCCAAAGATACGGTGCTGGTGAAAACCATTTCGCTGGAGACCGAGCGGGGGAATCCGCAGACGGCCCTGCGGCTCGAAACACAGTTATTACACTTCAACGGGGCTCGCTGGCAGGGATATTCTTACCGCTGGAATGAGGATCAGACCGACGCGACGCTCGTTCCCTCTGAGGGTGACAGTATCAAGCTGGAGATTACTGATGCGGGGCATCCTGACGGAAAACTGAACTACGAGTGGCGGGTTTCCAGTCGGGCGGAGTGTGCGGTATGTCATACACCCTACCAGAATTATCTGTCAGTGCTTTCCTTCGAAGAAGCACAACTGAATCGGGAACGCAAATTTGGTGATATCGTCGACAATCAGTTGCGGGCTCTGGCGCACATCAAGGTGCTGCCTGAATCGGTATGGAATGAATCAAAGGGGACCAGGGCACATTATCTGGTGGATCCACACAACACCGCGGCAGCGTTGAACCTGCGGGCTCGTTCTTACCTGCATGCGAACTGCAGACACTGTCATCGCAATAACGGCGGAGGCGGATCAACGATTGAACTCGATGCCTCTTTCGATCTGGAAGCGATGAAAGCGGTAGGAGTGACACCCACCCAGGGGAAGTTTGAGATTCTCGGAGCAGAAGTGATTGCTCCGGGCGATCCATACCGATCGGTGTTACTGTATCGCATGAGCAAACTGGGAAAAGGGCGGATGCCGTATTCGGGCTCATCGATTGTTGATGTCGAAGGGACCCGGTTAATTCAGGAATGGATCGAACGACTGCCTACGCGTCCGCATGAGTTGCAGTTCGAAATTTCGCGACAGCGGAACCGTCAGGTCCACCTGTTGGAGGACGCGGTACAGATTGAAGACCAGGAGTTTTCCGGACAGAAACTGCAGGAAGTCCTCGAAAATACCAGCGGAGGGCTGCTGCTGTTGAGTGCCCTGGATCGGAAACCGATGTCGGAGGACACGCAGAATCAGATCGTACGATTGGCGACGCAGGGGGGGAATCCACTGGTACGCGATCTGTTCGAACGATTTCTGCCTGAGGATCAGCGGGTTAAACGGCTGGGGCAGAACATCGACCATCGGGCGCTGCTTTCATTGCCGGGCGATTCGCGGGAAGGGAAGCGACTGTTCATGGAGATGGCGGGACTGCAGTGCCGGAATTGTCATCGTGTGCATCAGCATGGAAAAGAGCTCGGCCCTGACCTGACCCAGATTGGCAAGAAACTTTCACGGCAGGAGCTGCTGGAGAATATTATTGAACCATCGAAAAAAATCGATGAGAAATATTTTACCTGCGTGGTCGAGCTGCGTTCGGGCAAGGTGGTCAGTGGTCTGCTGGTCCGTAGAGACGATGTGGGCGTGGTGTTGAAAGATGCCAAAAACGAACTTGTGGAGATCCCGGTTCAGGATGTGGAAACTGTGGTGATGCAGAAGAAATCGTTGATGCCCGATCAGTTGCTCCGCGACCTGACAGCCGAGCAGGCCGCTCATCTGCTGGCATATCTCGAATCATTGAAATAA
- the holA gene encoding DNA polymerase III subunit delta, with protein MVLHGDDRYMKQEAIHAIEPIVLGEEEDTSITRFDGKRLEKELPPSTLFDELKTVSMWGDQRLVIVDDAEKFVSAFRSRLEKYLEAPSKSSLLILDVKSWNKSTKLAKTVAKIGLDLECKELKGSQLAKWIADTAEQVHQKQISREASLLLVELVGTHCGQIHQELSKLATFVGEAARISPDDIRAVVGGWKAETTWAMTDAVRDGNVGAALKYLDNLLVAGEAPQKILGGLNFVWRKYFKATQLAVQGTPLRQALKESGVFPRDIDSSDRYLRRLTRQRAEKIGQWLLDADLNLKGNSRLDPRLELEQLLFLLSGCA; from the coding sequence GTGGTCCTCCACGGTGATGATCGGTACATGAAACAGGAAGCGATTCATGCGATCGAGCCGATTGTGCTCGGAGAGGAAGAAGACACCAGCATCACGCGTTTCGACGGGAAGCGGCTGGAAAAAGAGCTCCCCCCATCCACCCTGTTTGACGAGCTGAAAACCGTCTCTATGTGGGGCGATCAGCGGCTGGTGATCGTTGATGATGCAGAGAAGTTTGTCTCTGCATTCCGCTCGCGCCTGGAAAAATACCTGGAAGCACCTTCGAAGAGTTCGCTGCTGATTCTGGACGTCAAATCGTGGAATAAGTCGACTAAACTCGCCAAGACAGTCGCGAAGATCGGTCTGGATCTGGAATGCAAGGAGCTCAAGGGGAGCCAACTGGCAAAATGGATTGCAGATACTGCAGAACAGGTCCATCAGAAACAGATTTCGCGAGAAGCTTCGCTGCTGCTGGTCGAACTCGTGGGAACCCATTGTGGACAGATTCATCAGGAACTCTCCAAGCTCGCCACCTTTGTGGGAGAGGCGGCACGCATTAGTCCAGATGACATTCGCGCGGTTGTCGGAGGCTGGAAAGCAGAGACGACCTGGGCGATGACCGACGCCGTTCGAGACGGAAATGTCGGAGCAGCTTTGAAATACCTGGATAATCTGCTGGTGGCCGGCGAGGCGCCACAGAAAATCCTGGGGGGGCTCAACTTCGTTTGGCGCAAGTACTTTAAGGCCACGCAACTGGCGGTGCAGGGGACCCCGTTGAGACAGGCGCTTAAAGAGTCGGGAGTCTTCCCGCGGGACATCGATTCGTCTGACCGTTACCTGCGAAGACTGACCCGGCAGAGGGCGGAAAAAATCGGTCAATGGCTGCTGGACGCCGATTTAAATCTGAAAGGTAACAGCCGCCTGGACCCCCGGCTGGAACTCGAGCAACTGCTGTTTCTGCTCAGTGGCTGTGCCTGA
- the hemW gene encoding radical SAM family heme chaperone HemW, which yields MTNPETPSSAYIHVPFCQHRCGYCDFTLVARKDHLIDDYLAAMKQQLATVEPGTELQTLFLGGGTPTHLSIEQLRRLFSALFDRFRLADDCEFSIEANPLNLSIEKIDFLNQRGVNRVSLGVQSFHSEILTFLERDHQPEQIFEIVQNLQARIPNTSLDLIFAVPGQSLSDWESSLADAVGLGIPHLSTYGLTIEKGTSFWSRQQSGLFDLPADDLAGSMYEFSLDYLGSRGLQHYEISNFARPGFECRHNEVYWTGYPYYGFGPGAASYLNGVRRQNHRSVTTWLKHVAAGESPIAEQEELDPESRAREAIIFGLRRRVGIDLAEFASRYGFSIPELAESAIESNIAAGLLEQTETHLRLTQSGCLLADSVVVDFL from the coding sequence GTGACTAACCCGGAAACACCATCCTCTGCGTACATACACGTCCCTTTCTGCCAGCACCGCTGCGGCTACTGTGACTTTACGCTCGTTGCCCGCAAGGACCACCTGATCGACGACTATCTGGCTGCCATGAAACAACAGCTCGCGACGGTCGAACCGGGCACCGAACTGCAGACCCTCTTTCTGGGAGGGGGCACTCCCACTCATCTCAGCATTGAACAACTGAGACGACTCTTTTCCGCCCTCTTCGACCGGTTTCGTCTGGCGGACGATTGCGAATTCAGCATTGAAGCCAATCCACTGAATCTGAGCATTGAGAAAATCGACTTTCTCAACCAGCGTGGCGTCAACCGGGTCAGCCTCGGCGTCCAGTCCTTTCACTCCGAGATACTCACCTTCCTGGAGCGGGATCATCAACCCGAGCAGATCTTCGAAATCGTGCAGAACCTGCAGGCCCGCATTCCCAATACCAGCCTCGATCTGATCTTCGCGGTCCCTGGTCAAAGCCTGTCGGACTGGGAGTCCTCCCTGGCCGATGCCGTCGGTCTCGGAATTCCCCACCTCTCGACCTACGGCCTGACCATCGAGAAGGGAACTTCGTTCTGGAGTCGCCAGCAGTCGGGGCTCTTCGATTTACCCGCGGATGACCTGGCCGGCAGCATGTATGAATTTTCCCTGGACTATCTGGGTTCACGGGGACTGCAACATTACGAGATTTCGAACTTCGCCCGCCCGGGGTTTGAATGTCGCCACAATGAAGTCTACTGGACCGGTTATCCCTACTACGGATTTGGCCCCGGTGCAGCCAGTTACCTGAATGGTGTTCGCCGCCAGAATCACCGCAGTGTCACTACCTGGCTCAAGCATGTCGCCGCCGGCGAGTCTCCGATCGCGGAACAGGAAGAACTCGATCCCGAATCCCGCGCCCGCGAGGCAATCATCTTCGGCCTCCGCCGTCGCGTTGGCATCGATCTCGCTGAGTTCGCGTCCCGCTACGGTTTCTCAATTCCGGAACTGGCGGAATCCGCGATTGAGAGTAATATCGCTGCGGGACTACTGGAACAGACCGAAACCCACCTGCGGCTCACCCAGTCCGGCTGCCTGCTTGCCGATTCTGTAGTCGTCGATTTTCTCTGA
- a CDS encoding phosphohexomutase domain-containing protein gives MRGVYLNQIDRTQAAHLAGAFSHLLWESLPLKGLAPDSKTARSPRSSTPSREQPRPEKSRGPCVVIGFDERPSSPDIITGVAGALRRNGCRVIDLGLTVPAILAYATSHLQAQGAIMVTGSHCGPSSTGLEFLLEQSQPVSRGFHLERIQEIAEQGYGRASRQPGSQRTFHPMETYRSQFLKHFHALRPLKIAVACSLRLVRETLDSLFDKLPCQLSWVDIPHQKRNLLDPDDSDVRKMQQYLETHNCDLGLLIDDDSRQTAFFSETGELLPNHAVTRLLMQALAAEQSEAVFVLDQISREQQTELPADWNLHTHRGTLADSYFQMQQLRAVYAADHSGYHWFRETVPTCDAILTLAHVLAALSFSDAPVSELLSSTDEETP, from the coding sequence GTGCGCGGCGTTTATCTAAATCAGATCGACCGCACACAGGCCGCTCACCTCGCCGGCGCCTTCTCGCACCTGCTCTGGGAGAGCCTCCCGCTGAAAGGGTTAGCCCCGGATTCCAAAACCGCCCGCTCCCCAAGATCGAGTACTCCCTCCAGGGAACAACCTCGGCCCGAAAAGAGTCGCGGCCCCTGTGTTGTCATTGGGTTCGATGAACGACCTTCGTCACCAGACATCATTACCGGCGTTGCAGGCGCACTTCGCCGAAACGGCTGCCGGGTGATCGATCTGGGTCTCACGGTGCCTGCAATCCTCGCATATGCCACCTCGCATCTGCAGGCACAGGGCGCCATCATGGTCACCGGTTCCCACTGTGGTCCGTCCAGTACCGGACTCGAATTTCTACTTGAACAGTCACAGCCTGTCTCCCGGGGATTCCACCTCGAACGCATCCAGGAGATCGCCGAACAGGGTTACGGTCGCGCATCACGACAGCCCGGTTCTCAGCGTACGTTCCACCCCATGGAAACATACCGCAGCCAGTTCCTGAAACACTTTCACGCCCTGCGACCTTTGAAAATCGCTGTCGCCTGTTCCCTCAGACTGGTCCGGGAAACCCTCGATTCCCTGTTCGATAAGCTCCCCTGCCAGCTCTCCTGGGTCGACATTCCACATCAGAAACGGAACCTGCTCGATCCCGACGATTCAGACGTCCGCAAAATGCAGCAGTACCTCGAAACCCACAACTGCGACCTGGGTCTGCTGATCGACGACGACAGCCGCCAGACCGCGTTCTTCAGCGAGACAGGTGAACTGCTTCCCAATCACGCCGTCACCCGATTGCTGATGCAGGCCCTGGCCGCCGAACAGTCGGAGGCCGTCTTCGTGCTCGATCAGATCAGCCGGGAACAGCAGACAGAGCTCCCTGCAGACTGGAACCTGCATACACACCGGGGAACGCTGGCAGACAGCTATTTTCAGATGCAGCAACTCAGGGCCGTTTACGCTGCCGATCACAGCGGATATCATTGGTTTCGGGAAACCGTCCCCACCTGCGATGCCATTTTGACGCTGGCTCATGTCCTGGCTGCCTTGAGCTTCAGCGATGCACCCGTCAGCGAACTTCTCTCTTCCACAGACGAAGAGACACCCTGA